A part of Carettochelys insculpta isolate YL-2023 chromosome 1, ASM3395843v1, whole genome shotgun sequence genomic DNA contains:
- the FANCB gene encoding Fanconi anemia group B protein isoform X2: MLSDEQEKILSYNGEVLIFQLSKAKCAAEKTRLHVKRMVYDSGTNVFVQKSSGLLSMHGGSLNIEIVSCSCAADFRTGVNLPCILMRRKKNNSVFKYFLLLFHSSNEFEQCLHFKLDYELKDDIRLLNGPTVLWRHAKRLFYISTKTCTVLSASVQFSSIEWADEVENEGIVVIGIRAVCLSEEKDRHPLSKSDGAIWGSEFVVYAIENQKILSGICFLPHAYSSVISSVHVCRINISRSPFRTSVVAITRKKQLIWFQDGLPKDVCQLPYEEPCSIQVAETGINGSLFVVSFASGNVCAVHNDSFQVTSRWQEAMSVLIDDFIGTGTEQILLLFKDISNTDSLSKFIITDSGKVSYASDIKCKEVFPPAEGLQENGFLTIQALEARLQAGYASVRELQHHLRLKEKVLFESCRALIDLVHEREHILPTAEEEGLVSLWDDTENLHPLDKKMTLTSEIPEHFIEKLWHRVVDDRLVVGIKIRESPNLSLNDVRLSLVMRHDFTSISPVIECQSKLVKLNQAFSAMSTSSCQMEQRPKRIKLDFCSKNGLKKEYHGRPSEIPADGAKTFVAVTHLSPLLAFRDVCCIILLHAKRRKYQDGNLQESKKLNLSCGKISFCLEDISSGKYSVNLLKNNSHCTGAMEDIFAILAVSLKFSFQIVSPDCTLTTVKLWLLSQMECVPVKECPENMFCHKFGSPHGTVFSWNPKTPFKGILTLFCSAFTDSLDFFH, from the exons ATGCTGTCAGATGAACAAGAAAAAATTTTATCTTACAATGGCGAAGTCCTCATTTTTCAGCTGTCAAAAGCAAAATGTGCAGCtgaaaaaacaagattacatgTCAAGAGAATGGTATATGACAGTGGCACTAACGTGTTTGTTCAAAAATCCTCAGGACTGCTCAGCATGCATGGTGGAAGCTTGAATATTGAAATTGTTTCTTGTAGCTGTGCAGCAGATTTCAGAACAGGAGTTAATCTCCCCTGTATTTtgatgagaaggaaaaaaaataatagtgttttcaaatattttttgttgttgtttcacaGCTCCAATGAATTTGAACAGTGCTTACATTTTAAATTGGACTATGAATTGAAAGATGATATAAGGTTGCTTAATGGTCCGACAGTATTGTGGAGACACGCCAAAAGACTTTTTTATATTTCTACCAAAACTTGCACCGTGCTAAGTGCTTCTGTTCAGTTTTCTTCCATTGAATGGGCAGATGAAGTTGAGAATGAAGGCATTGTAGTAATAGGGATAAGAGCTGTTTGTCTGTCAGAAGAAAAAGACaggcaccctctttcaaaatcagATGGAGCCATCTGGGGTAGTGAGTTTGTTGTATATGCAATTGAAAATCAGAAAATATTAAGTGGCATCTGTTTTCTGCCTCATGCCTACAGCAGCGTGATATCTTCTGTACACGTCTGCAGGATTAATATATCAAGAAGTCCATTCAGAACATCAGTTGTAGCCATCACCCGCAAAAAACAGTTAATTTGGTTCCAAGATGGTCTTCCTAAAGATGTCTGTCAGCTTCCATATGAAGAGCCCTGTTCAATACAAGTAGCAGAAACAGGCATAAATGGCTCACTGTTTGTTGTATCATTTGCTTCTGGAAACGTCTGTGCAGTGCATAATGACAGCTTTCAG GTTACTTCCAGATGGCAAGAAGCGATGTCTGTCCTGATAGATGATTTTATCGGCACTGGGACTGAACAAATTTTATTGCTTTTTAAGGACATCTCCAATACAGATAGTTTAAGTAAATTCATTATAACAGATTCTGGCAAGGTCAGCTATGCA aGTGACATCAAGTGTAAGGAGGTTTTTCCTCCTGCAGAAGGACTACAGGAGAATGGTTTTCTTACCATCCAGGCCCTTGAAGCAAGACTGCAG GCTGGCTACGCTTCTGTTCGGGAGCTGCAGCATCATTTACGGCTCAAGGAGAAGGTTCTTTTTGAATCTTGCCGTGCATTAATAGACCTTGTCCACGAGAGAGAGCATATCCTACCAACTGCAGAAGAG GAAGGTCTTGTTTCTCTCTGGGATGATACGGAAAATCTTCATCCTCTTGATAAAAAGATGACACTGACATCTGAGATCCCAGAACATTTCATAGAGAAATTATGGCACCGTGTGGTGGATGACAGACTGGTAGTTGGAATTAAAATAAGAGAATCACCTAACTT GTCACTGAATGATGTTCGCTTATCCCTGGTAATGCGTCATGACTTCACTTCAATTTCTCCAGTTATTGAGTGTCAGAGTAAATTAGTTAAACTGAACCAGGCTTTCTCAGCAATGTCTACCTCCTCATGCCAAATGGAGCAACGACCAAAGAGGATAAAACTGGACTTCTGCAGCAAGAATGGCCTGAAAAAAGAATACCATGGAAGGCCTTCTGAAATTCCAGCAGATGGGGCAAAGACATTTGTTGCTGTTACCCACCTTTCACCACTGCTGGCATTCCGTGATGTGTGTTGTATAATACTACTACATGCTAAGAGGAGAAAATATCAAGATGGCAACCTACAGGAAAGcaaaaagttgaatttatcatGTGGAAAAATTTCATTTTGCCTGGAAGATATTTCAAGTGGGAAATATTCAGTAAATTTGCTAAAGAATAATAGTCATTGTACAG GCGCCATGGAAGATATATTTGCTATTCTAGCAGTATCTCTCAAATTCTCCTTTCAGATAGTCTCACCTGACTGCACTCTGACTACAGTGAAGTTGTGGCTATTGTCACAAATGGAGTGTGTGCCAGTCAAAGAATGCCctgaaaatatgttttgtcaTAAATTTggaagtcctcatggcactgtCTTTAGCTGGAATCCTAAAACTCCATTCAAAGGAATTTTAACGTTGTTTTGCAG TGCCTTCACAGACTCATTGGATTTCTTCCACTAA
- the FANCB gene encoding Fanconi anemia group B protein isoform X1: MLSDEQEKILSYNGEVLIFQLSKAKCAAEKTRLHVKRMVYDSGTNVFVQKSSGLLSMHGGSLNIEIVSCSCAADFRTGVNLPCILMRRKKNNSVFKYFLLLFHSSNEFEQCLHFKLDYELKDDIRLLNGPTVLWRHAKRLFYISTKTCTVLSASVQFSSIEWADEVENEGIVVIGIRAVCLSEEKDRHPLSKSDGAIWGSEFVVYAIENQKILSGICFLPHAYSSVISSVHVCRINISRSPFRTSVVAITRKKQLIWFQDGLPKDVCQLPYEEPCSIQVAETGINGSLFVVSFASGNVCAVHNDSFQVTSRWQEAMSVLIDDFIGTGTEQILLLFKDISNTDSLSKFIITDSGKVSYASDIKCKEVFPPAEGLQENGFLTIQALEARLQAGYASVRELQHHLRLKEKVLFESCRALIDLVHEREHILPTAEEEGLVSLWDDTENLHPLDKKMTLTSEIPEHFIEKLWHRVVDDRLVVGIKIRESPNLSLNDVRLSLVMRHDFTSISPVIECQSKLVKLNQAFSAMSTSSCQMEQRPKRIKLDFCSKNGLKKEYHGRPSEIPADGAKTFVAVTHLSPLLAFRDVCCIILLHAKRRKYQDGNLQESKKLNLSCGKISFCLEDISSGKYSVNLLKNNSHCTGAMEDIFAILAVSLKFSFQIVSPDCTLTTVKLWLLSQMECVPVKECPENMFCHKFGSPHGTVFSWNPKTPFKGILTLFCRNQTVLFQCLHRLIGFLPLTCKVKLIKLESKDILTEHFAQALEKEMVTLGSCLTSAVSEVENNLTPNHEAGKKMNRVPSSSDKKELVQQFREELQREQKKRALIMDQTVSGALYRQITLKIAEAQLYSDSIAWRLNTS; encoded by the exons ATGCTGTCAGATGAACAAGAAAAAATTTTATCTTACAATGGCGAAGTCCTCATTTTTCAGCTGTCAAAAGCAAAATGTGCAGCtgaaaaaacaagattacatgTCAAGAGAATGGTATATGACAGTGGCACTAACGTGTTTGTTCAAAAATCCTCAGGACTGCTCAGCATGCATGGTGGAAGCTTGAATATTGAAATTGTTTCTTGTAGCTGTGCAGCAGATTTCAGAACAGGAGTTAATCTCCCCTGTATTTtgatgagaaggaaaaaaaataatagtgttttcaaatattttttgttgttgtttcacaGCTCCAATGAATTTGAACAGTGCTTACATTTTAAATTGGACTATGAATTGAAAGATGATATAAGGTTGCTTAATGGTCCGACAGTATTGTGGAGACACGCCAAAAGACTTTTTTATATTTCTACCAAAACTTGCACCGTGCTAAGTGCTTCTGTTCAGTTTTCTTCCATTGAATGGGCAGATGAAGTTGAGAATGAAGGCATTGTAGTAATAGGGATAAGAGCTGTTTGTCTGTCAGAAGAAAAAGACaggcaccctctttcaaaatcagATGGAGCCATCTGGGGTAGTGAGTTTGTTGTATATGCAATTGAAAATCAGAAAATATTAAGTGGCATCTGTTTTCTGCCTCATGCCTACAGCAGCGTGATATCTTCTGTACACGTCTGCAGGATTAATATATCAAGAAGTCCATTCAGAACATCAGTTGTAGCCATCACCCGCAAAAAACAGTTAATTTGGTTCCAAGATGGTCTTCCTAAAGATGTCTGTCAGCTTCCATATGAAGAGCCCTGTTCAATACAAGTAGCAGAAACAGGCATAAATGGCTCACTGTTTGTTGTATCATTTGCTTCTGGAAACGTCTGTGCAGTGCATAATGACAGCTTTCAG GTTACTTCCAGATGGCAAGAAGCGATGTCTGTCCTGATAGATGATTTTATCGGCACTGGGACTGAACAAATTTTATTGCTTTTTAAGGACATCTCCAATACAGATAGTTTAAGTAAATTCATTATAACAGATTCTGGCAAGGTCAGCTATGCA aGTGACATCAAGTGTAAGGAGGTTTTTCCTCCTGCAGAAGGACTACAGGAGAATGGTTTTCTTACCATCCAGGCCCTTGAAGCAAGACTGCAG GCTGGCTACGCTTCTGTTCGGGAGCTGCAGCATCATTTACGGCTCAAGGAGAAGGTTCTTTTTGAATCTTGCCGTGCATTAATAGACCTTGTCCACGAGAGAGAGCATATCCTACCAACTGCAGAAGAG GAAGGTCTTGTTTCTCTCTGGGATGATACGGAAAATCTTCATCCTCTTGATAAAAAGATGACACTGACATCTGAGATCCCAGAACATTTCATAGAGAAATTATGGCACCGTGTGGTGGATGACAGACTGGTAGTTGGAATTAAAATAAGAGAATCACCTAACTT GTCACTGAATGATGTTCGCTTATCCCTGGTAATGCGTCATGACTTCACTTCAATTTCTCCAGTTATTGAGTGTCAGAGTAAATTAGTTAAACTGAACCAGGCTTTCTCAGCAATGTCTACCTCCTCATGCCAAATGGAGCAACGACCAAAGAGGATAAAACTGGACTTCTGCAGCAAGAATGGCCTGAAAAAAGAATACCATGGAAGGCCTTCTGAAATTCCAGCAGATGGGGCAAAGACATTTGTTGCTGTTACCCACCTTTCACCACTGCTGGCATTCCGTGATGTGTGTTGTATAATACTACTACATGCTAAGAGGAGAAAATATCAAGATGGCAACCTACAGGAAAGcaaaaagttgaatttatcatGTGGAAAAATTTCATTTTGCCTGGAAGATATTTCAAGTGGGAAATATTCAGTAAATTTGCTAAAGAATAATAGTCATTGTACAG GCGCCATGGAAGATATATTTGCTATTCTAGCAGTATCTCTCAAATTCTCCTTTCAGATAGTCTCACCTGACTGCACTCTGACTACAGTGAAGTTGTGGCTATTGTCACAAATGGAGTGTGTGCCAGTCAAAGAATGCCctgaaaatatgttttgtcaTAAATTTggaagtcctcatggcactgtCTTTAGCTGGAATCCTAAAACTCCATTCAAAGGAATTTTAACGTTGTTTTGCAG aaatcaaACTGTCTTGTTCCAGTGCCTTCACAGACTCATTGGATTTCTTCCACTAACATGCAAAGTAAAACTCATAAAGTTAGAAAGCAAGGACATTCTTACTGAGCACTTTGCACAAGCTTTGGAAAAGGAAATGGTCACCCTTGGGAGCTGTCTCACCTCTGCAGTGAGTGAAGTTGAAAACAACTTGACACCTAACCATGAGGCAGGCAAGAAGATGAATAGGGTGCCATCTTCGTCTGACAAAAAAGAACTAGTACAGCAATTCAGAGAGGAGCTTCAACGTGAACAGAAAAAAAGAGCATTGATTATGGACCAAACAGTGAGTGGTGCCCTTTACAGACAGATTACTTTGAAAATTGCTGAGGCTCAGCTGTATTCTGATTCGATTGCGTGGAGACTGAACACTTCATAA